Proteins encoded in a region of the Cetobacterium ceti genome:
- a CDS encoding YegS/Rv2252/BmrU family lipid kinase — protein sequence MKKVKFIYNPHSGEQIILKHLDKIIYLYQKQNLIIEPFRISFEFDLNTSLDGVNEKEYDHILISGGDGTINQVVNVLKKKNLDIPIAILPTGTANDFANLLGIPSNIEVAIKKILSNKPKKIDLGKANDLYFINIFSCGLFTEVSQKTPSVLKNTLGKLAYYFNGIKEIPHFKKIKLSIKTEDFSFQCSSLIFFVFNGKSAGNFNIAYKAKIDDGMLDVIIVKSESIASTLGAIFKFFKGDHLDHPEGIIHFQTKALTLKVEDDINTDIDGEPGPKYPINITCIKDGLSVLGI from the coding sequence ATGAAAAAGGTAAAGTTCATATATAATCCTCATTCTGGTGAGCAAATAATTTTAAAACATCTGGATAAAATTATATATCTTTATCAAAAACAAAATTTAATAATAGAACCATTTAGAATTTCCTTTGAATTTGACTTAAATACATCCTTAGATGGGGTTAATGAAAAGGAATATGATCATATTCTTATTTCTGGTGGAGATGGTACTATTAATCAAGTGGTAAATGTTTTGAAAAAAAAGAATTTGGATATTCCTATTGCTATCCTTCCAACAGGAACAGCAAATGATTTTGCTAATTTGCTTGGAATTCCCTCAAATATTGAAGTAGCCATAAAAAAAATTCTTTCAAATAAACCTAAAAAAATTGATCTTGGAAAAGCCAATGACCTATATTTTATAAATATTTTTAGTTGTGGTCTTTTTACAGAAGTATCTCAAAAGACTCCATCTGTTTTAAAAAATACTCTTGGAAAATTAGCTTATTATTTTAATGGTATAAAAGAGATTCCTCACTTTAAAAAAATTAAGTTAAGTATAAAAACAGAGGATTTTTCATTCCAATGTAGTTCATTGATATTTTTTGTATTCAATGGAAAAAGTGCAGGAAACTTTAATATTGCTTATAAAGCCAAAATAGATGATGGAATGTTAGATGTCATAATTGTAAAAAGTGAAAGTATTGCTTCTACTTTAGGTGCAATTTTTAAATTTTTTAAAGGGGATCATTTAGATCATCCTGAGGGTATTATCCATTTTCAAACAAAGGCTTTAACATTAAAAGTTGAAGATGATATAAATACTGACATTGATGGAGAACCTGGTCCTAAATATCCTATTAATATCACTTGCATTAAAGATGGGTTATCTGTTCTTGGAATTTAA
- a CDS encoding glycosyltransferase family 9 protein: protein MKKFKCWLKIREFDIIENKKIEEFKEKLMIRNLNRIIQDYLRPKRLAFGKFIWDRKIKKENVAQENIIESENIKSILFLRYDGKIGDMIINTLMFKAIKTQYPHIKIGVIGRGATRDIIKNNSYVDVIYNYEKNNKKIKKLAGEIKKEKYDLLIDFSEMLRVQQMMLINLIGAKYNMGLDRKDWNLFDIVYSKPKNMNHISDLYIEILKKLGIKEIEGAYDLQIGESEVENARIFLGKVGSGKKIIFNPYAASKHRSLNIEKIEKIINYILLEDNVKIILLAHGENYKNVEFLEKKYENKVYIPKSKNIMEVGAIIKESDLVISPDTSIVHLGTGLKKPLLGLYRMDNEGDSNSTIWGPNNKKSGIVWAKGTGKKGEETDINNFSMNDFKDAYKKLARE from the coding sequence ATGAAAAAATTTAAATGTTGGTTAAAAATAAGGGAATTTGATATAATAGAGAACAAGAAAATAGAAGAATTTAAGGAGAAATTAATGATAAGAAATTTAAATAGAATAATTCAAGATTATTTAAGACCTAAAAGATTAGCTTTTGGAAAATTTATTTGGGATAGAAAGATAAAAAAAGAAAATGTTGCTCAGGAAAATATAATTGAGAGTGAAAATATAAAATCAATACTTTTTTTAAGATATGATGGAAAAATAGGAGATATGATAATAAATACCCTAATGTTTAAAGCTATAAAAACTCAATATCCACATATAAAAATAGGAGTTATTGGAAGAGGGGCTACAAGAGATATTATAAAAAATAATAGTTATGTAGATGTAATATATAATTATGAAAAAAATAATAAAAAGATAAAAAAATTAGCTGGAGAAATAAAAAAGGAAAAATATGATCTATTAATTGATTTTAGTGAAATGCTAAGAGTTCAACAGATGATGCTTATAAATCTTATAGGAGCAAAATATAATATGGGTTTAGATAGAAAAGATTGGAATCTTTTTGATATAGTTTATTCAAAACCTAAAAATATGAACCATATAAGTGATTTATATATAGAAATCTTAAAAAAATTAGGAATAAAAGAAATTGAAGGAGCTTATGATTTACAAATCGGAGAATCAGAAGTAGAAAATGCTAGAATATTTCTTGGAAAAGTTGGTTCAGGTAAAAAAATAATATTTAATCCCTATGCAGCAAGTAAGCATAGAAGTTTAAATATAGAAAAAATAGAAAAAATAATAAATTATATTTTACTTGAAGATAATGTAAAAATAATTTTATTAGCCCATGGGGAAAATTATAAAAATGTGGAATTTTTAGAAAAAAAATATGAAAATAAGGTTTATATACCTAAAAGTAAAAATATAATGGAAGTTGGGGCAATAATAAAAGAAAGTGATCTAGTAATTTCTCCAGACACTTCAATAGTACATTTGGGGACAGGATTAAAAAAGCCTCTATTAGGGCTATATAGAATGGATAATGAGGGAGATAGTAATTCAACTATTTGGGGACCAAACAATAAAAAAAGTGGAATAGTTTGGGCTAAAGGAACAGGAAAAAAAGGTGAAGAAACAGATATAAATAATTTTTCTATGAACGATTTCAAAGATGCATATAAAAAATTAGCTAGGGAATAA
- a CDS encoding tRNA lysidine(34) synthetase, with protein MNEENISKGAMATESIRTTYRKKIWSKFTKAIKDFDLIKDGDKIAIGVSGGKDSLLLCKLFQELKRDRSKNFEVAFISMNPGFGAMDLEQFKKNLEDLEIPCEIFEANVWEVAFDQDPNNPCFLCAKMRRGVLYNKVEELGYNKLALGHHFDDLVETALINMFYAGTIKTMIPKVKSTSGKLELIRPLIYIKEKDIISYTEKNEIQAMACGCPIESGKVDSKRKEIKDLLKTLESQNSQIKQSIFNSLKNINLDYVLGYTRGNKNDGE; from the coding sequence ATGAATGAAGAAAATATTTCTAAAGGGGCTATGGCAACAGAGTCTATTAGAACAACCTATAGAAAAAAAATATGGAGTAAGTTTACAAAGGCTATTAAAGATTTTGACTTAATAAAAGATGGAGATAAAATTGCTATTGGTGTCTCTGGGGGAAAAGATAGTTTACTTCTTTGTAAATTATTTCAAGAACTTAAAAGAGATAGAAGTAAAAATTTTGAAGTGGCTTTTATTTCTATGAATCCTGGCTTTGGAGCCATGGACTTAGAACAATTTAAGAAAAATTTAGAAGATTTAGAAATACCTTGTGAAATCTTTGAAGCTAATGTATGGGAAGTTGCCTTTGATCAAGATCCTAATAACCCTTGTTTTCTATGTGCAAAAATGAGAAGAGGTGTTCTTTATAATAAAGTTGAAGAATTAGGATATAATAAATTAGCTCTTGGTCATCATTTTGATGATTTAGTTGAAACAGCTCTTATTAATATGTTTTATGCTGGAACTATTAAAACTATGATTCCTAAAGTTAAGTCAACAAGTGGAAAGTTAGAATTAATTAGGCCTTTAATCTATATAAAAGAGAAAGATATTATTTCTTACACTGAAAAAAACGAAATCCAAGCTATGGCTTGTGGTTGTCCTATTGAATCGGGAAAAGTAGATTCTAAAAGAAAAGAAATTAAAGATCTTCTTAAAACTTTAGAAAGTCAAAATTCTCAAATAAAACAAAGTATATTTAATTCCTTAAAAAATATTAATTTAGATTATGTTCTAGGTTACACTAGAGGAAATAAAAATGATGGAGAATAA
- a CDS encoding phytoene desaturase family protein produces the protein MKNIIIVGGGPGGLTAGMLLGIKNYKVKIFEKKDKIGGRNSRLELNGYNFDMGPTFFLMKHILEEIFFEVGKNLDDYVETIEINPMYRLKFPNFEFYPYSYSEMDKMLDSLDKTFPGSVDGYLKFIEKEKIKFRMLEPCLKKPYLSLGDYINKKFIKALPYVDVFKSLYEVMGKYFKDENLKLSFTFQAKYIGMSPWVAPGVFSMISYLEHRYGIYHVKGGLNRLSHGMGEVFKELGGEINLNSEVENIIFQGKKAIGVKLKNGKEYYGDKIIINADFAYSMKNLVNKNIRDKYSDINLYNKKYSCSTYMIYLGLDKIYENIPHHNIIFAEDYKRNLKLINSHQEIEEDFSFYIQNPSVIDNTLAPEGHSSIYVLVPVSNNKSKETWSKKREKFYEKIIDILEEKGGFINIRNHIKEKKVITPSDWEYEENIYLGATFNLAHNLGQMLSFRPHNRLEGYENLYIVGGGTHPGSGLPTIYESGRIVANLIEKGE, from the coding sequence ATGAAAAATATTATAATAGTTGGTGGAGGTCCAGGAGGACTCACCGCAGGAATGCTATTAGGAATAAAAAATTATAAAGTGAAGATATTTGAGAAAAAAGATAAAATTGGAGGCAGAAATTCTAGATTAGAATTAAATGGATATAATTTTGATATGGGACCTACATTTTTTTTAATGAAACATATATTGGAAGAAATATTTTTTGAAGTGGGGAAAAATTTAGATGATTATGTGGAAACTATAGAAATAAATCCAATGTATAGATTGAAATTTCCAAATTTTGAATTTTATCCATATTCCTATAGTGAAATGGATAAAATGCTAGATTCTTTAGACAAAACTTTTCCTGGAAGTGTAGATGGATATTTAAAGTTTATAGAAAAAGAAAAAATAAAATTTAGAATGTTAGAACCTTGTCTTAAAAAACCCTATTTGTCACTAGGAGATTATATAAATAAGAAATTTATAAAAGCTTTACCCTATGTAGATGTTTTTAAATCTCTTTATGAAGTTATGGGAAAATATTTTAAAGATGAAAATTTGAAACTATCTTTTACATTTCAAGCAAAATATATAGGAATGTCCCCTTGGGTAGCTCCTGGGGTTTTTAGTATGATATCTTATTTAGAACATAGGTATGGGATTTATCATGTCAAAGGAGGATTAAATAGATTATCCCATGGAATGGGAGAAGTGTTTAAAGAGTTAGGTGGAGAGATTAATTTAAATAGTGAAGTTGAAAATATAATTTTTCAAGGAAAAAAAGCCATAGGAGTAAAATTAAAAAATGGAAAGGAATACTATGGAGATAAAATAATTATAAATGCAGATTTTGCTTATAGTATGAAAAATTTAGTTAACAAAAATATACGAGATAAATATTCTGATATAAATTTATATAATAAAAAATATTCCTGTTCAACATATATGATTTATTTGGGATTGGATAAAATTTATGAAAATATACCCCATCACAATATAATTTTTGCTGAAGATTATAAAAGGAACTTAAAGCTTATTAATAGTCATCAAGAGATTGAAGAAGATTTCTCATTTTATATACAAAATCCTTCAGTGATAGATAATACCTTAGCTCCTGAAGGACATTCTAGTATATATGTATTAGTACCTGTTTCTAATAATAAATCAAAGGAAACTTGGAGTAAGAAAAGAGAAAAATTTTATGAAAAAATAATTGATATATTAGAAGAGAAAGGTGGTTTTATAAATATACGAAATCATATAAAAGAGAAAAAAGTAATAACTCCTTCAGATTGGGAGTATGAGGAGAATATATATTTAGGAGCTACATTTAATTTAGCACATAATTTAGGACAAATGTTAAGCTTTAGACCTCATAATCGTTTAGAAGGATATGAAAATTTATATATAGTAGGAGGTGGAACTCATCCAGGAAGTGGATTACCAACTATATATGAGTCAGGAAGAATAGTTGCAAATTTAATTGAAAAGGGGGAGTGA
- a CDS encoding AarF/UbiB family protein, whose translation MKRFKLIKLLFQIYSGKKPKLEEVEKMGLLSIKLCQYYALRIDFLDEDLCIHLAKLYEKSYEKRPKKLSEIIGENNWIFKKLISYEEYPFASASIGQIHRGILKGGEKVAIKIKRKKFKNQFIEDIENSKKIFKVVLFFYPKLKKVFNPLIALEEIKKSTLNELDFKNEVNGAIFFESLKIKNSLKYNLSKLKFSNFYLEDCNENVLVSKFIEGDSFNKLLNEKKLEYKTLLELFKYHSFYMFRLGVFHGDLHPGNILVDKKGFINLIDCSTVGEISEKLREGLFGFFYYLSRYDYLKASEYLNKMSITSIKEENFIRFQREFLKLYENFKDKTVGEVSLTRKMMETIKLGVNYNMEFGQGMFHVIKSLMYLDGMVLKCDKNINLMEDIREYTGLFKKEMEVP comes from the coding sequence ATGAAAAGATTTAAATTAATTAAACTACTTTTTCAAATATATTCTGGAAAAAAACCAAAATTAGAAGAAGTAGAGAAAATGGGATTGCTCTCTATAAAACTATGTCAATATTATGCTCTTAGAATAGATTTCTTAGATGAAGATTTATGTATACACTTAGCAAAATTGTACGAAAAAAGTTATGAGAAAAGACCTAAAAAGTTATCTGAAATAATAGGAGAAAATAATTGGATTTTTAAAAAATTAATTTCTTATGAAGAATATCCCTTTGCATCAGCTTCTATAGGTCAGATTCATAGAGGGATTTTAAAAGGTGGAGAAAAAGTTGCAATAAAAATAAAACGAAAAAAATTTAAAAATCAATTTATAGAAGATATAGAAAATAGTAAAAAAATATTTAAAGTAGTTTTATTTTTTTATCCTAAACTAAAAAAAGTTTTTAATCCATTAATAGCTTTAGAAGAAATAAAAAAATCTACATTAAATGAATTAGATTTTAAAAATGAAGTAAATGGAGCTATTTTTTTTGAAAGTTTAAAAATAAAAAATTCTTTAAAATATAATTTAAGTAAATTAAAATTTTCAAATTTTTATTTAGAAGATTGTAATGAAAATGTTTTAGTTTCTAAATTTATAGAAGGAGATAGTTTTAATAAATTATTAAATGAAAAAAAATTAGAATATAAAACTTTATTAGAGCTTTTCAAGTACCATAGTTTTTATATGTTTAGATTGGGAGTTTTTCATGGAGATTTACATCCAGGAAATATTCTTGTAGATAAAAAAGGGTTTATAAATTTAATTGACTGTTCTACTGTGGGAGAAATCAGTGAAAAATTAAGAGAGGGATTATTTGGATTTTTTTATTATCTAAGTAGATACGATTATTTAAAAGCAAGTGAATATTTGAATAAAATGTCCATTACTTCTATCAAGGAAGAAAATTTTATAAGATTCCAAAGAGAATTTTTAAAATTATATGAAAATTTTAAGGATAAAACTGTGGGAGAAGTGAGTTTGACTAGGAAGATGATGGAAACAATAAAATTAGGAGTGAATTATAATATGGAATTTGGACAGGGAATGTTTCATGTTATAAAAAGTTTAATGTATTTAGATGGGATGGTTTTGAAGTGTGATAAAAATATTAATTTAATGGAAGATATTAGAGAGTATACGGGATTGTTTAAAAAAGAGATGGAAGTTCCCTAA
- a CDS encoding ClC family H(+)/Cl(-) exchange transporter, whose product MSENLNSEDNIKFLKKENTFLYLLCLITGLLTGVIVSLYRYLLHWADVLRKTYLTMDQLHDPVFLLKAWILFMICGVVVAIISKKLPTIAGSGIPQVKAIILRQLTYHKWFTELLGKFIGGLLGIGSGLSLGREGPSVQLGSYLGFGINRIFKTNYIEKKYLVTSGASAGLAAAFGAPLAGAIFSLEELHKYFSAKLLICTLLASAASDFVGRRIFGIAPAFTFKVTYPMTISPYFQFALFIIFGIIIAIFGKLFTLTLLKTQDCFKNCTLHKYIKIGSVMTLSFILCFILPDVTGGGHALVEDLVHTKTTFIFLAVLFIVKLLFTTLSYSTGFPGGIFLPMLVLGAILGKMYALILINFLHVGPEFIPHYMVLGMAGYFVAVVRAPITGVILILEMTGTFEHLLALTTVGVIAYFVTEILKLEPVYDILYKRMDKDIKIEEEDDTSKTVILVPVASESYLDGKKLSEVIWPEGVLVVGIQKDGIEIIPNGSTEIEPGNRLVILMSEKNAILLNEILYEMGTNTEKIS is encoded by the coding sequence ATGAGTGAAAATTTAAATTCCGAAGATAATATTAAATTTCTGAAAAAAGAAAATACTTTTCTTTATCTTCTTTGTTTAATTACTGGATTATTAACTGGTGTAATTGTATCTCTTTATAGATACTTGCTACATTGGGCTGATGTTCTTAGAAAAACTTATCTAACTATGGATCAGCTTCACGATCCTGTATTTCTTTTAAAAGCATGGATTTTATTCATGATTTGTGGTGTGGTGGTAGCCATTATTTCTAAAAAATTACCTACTATAGCAGGAAGTGGAATCCCACAAGTTAAAGCTATCATTCTTAGACAACTTACTTATCACAAATGGTTCACTGAACTTTTAGGTAAATTCATAGGTGGACTTTTAGGTATCGGTTCAGGTCTTTCTTTAGGAAGAGAAGGTCCTTCTGTTCAACTTGGTTCCTATCTTGGATTTGGAATCAATAGAATTTTCAAAACAAATTATATTGAAAAAAAATATCTTGTTACTAGTGGTGCTAGTGCTGGTTTAGCTGCAGCTTTTGGTGCTCCATTAGCAGGTGCTATTTTTAGTTTAGAAGAATTACATAAATATTTTTCTGCAAAATTATTAATTTGTACTTTACTTGCAAGTGCTGCTTCTGATTTCGTAGGAAGACGTATTTTTGGTATTGCTCCAGCATTTACATTTAAAGTTACATATCCTATGACTATAAGTCCTTATTTCCAATTTGCACTATTTATTATTTTTGGAATAATAATCGCTATCTTTGGAAAATTATTTACACTTACACTTTTAAAAACACAAGATTGTTTTAAAAATTGTACTTTACACAAATATATTAAAATTGGTTCTGTTATGACTTTATCTTTTATTCTTTGCTTTATTCTTCCTGATGTTACAGGTGGAGGACACGCTTTAGTTGAAGATTTAGTTCATACTAAAACAACATTTATATTTTTAGCCGTTTTATTTATAGTTAAATTATTATTTACTACACTATCATATTCAACTGGATTCCCAGGAGGAATTTTCTTACCTATGCTTGTACTAGGAGCTATTTTAGGTAAAATGTATGCTCTTATTTTAATTAATTTTTTACATGTAGGTCCTGAATTTATTCCTCATTATATGGTTCTTGGAATGGCTGGATATTTTGTTGCAGTTGTTAGAGCCCCTATAACTGGTGTTATTCTTATACTTGAAATGACAGGAACATTTGAACATCTTCTAGCATTAACAACTGTTGGAGTTATTGCTTACTTTGTTACTGAAATTTTAAAATTAGAACCTGTTTATGATATTTTATATAAAAGAATGGATAAAGATATTAAAATTGAAGAGGAAGACGATACAAGTAAAACTGTTATTTTAGTTCCAGTAGCTTCTGAATCCTATTTAGATGGTAAGAAATTATCTGAAGTTATTTGGCCTGAAGGAGTTTTAGTCGTTGGTATTCAAAAAGATGGTATAGAAATTATCCCTAATGGTTCCACGGAAATTGAGCCTGGAAATAGATTAGTTATTTTAATGAGTGAGAAAAATGCTATTCTTCTCAATGAAATTTTATATGAAATGGGAACAAATACAGAAAAAATTAGCTAG